A window of Bacteroidota bacterium contains these coding sequences:
- a CDS encoding YdeI/OmpD-associated family protein, giving the protein MEKKDKRIDAYIEKAQPFAQPILKKLRELIHKGNPEVQETIKWGMPSFDYKGPFCSFAAFKQHAVFGFWKYKLIKDPHGYLGEIFNKGGASMGNLGRMTNISNIPPDKYVIDFVKQAKKLNDEGVKLPAKPKKPKAKLIVPGYFTNAVKKNKKALSVFENFSYSNKKEYVNWIAEAKTEVTRNERLKTAVQWLSGGKVRNWKYIR; this is encoded by the coding sequence ATGGAAAAAAAAGACAAACGCATTGACGCTTACATAGAAAAAGCGCAGCCCTTCGCGCAGCCGATTTTGAAAAAACTTCGTGAGTTAATTCACAAAGGAAATCCCGAAGTGCAGGAAACCATCAAATGGGGAATGCCTTCGTTTGATTATAAAGGTCCGTTCTGCAGTTTTGCTGCCTTCAAGCAGCATGCGGTGTTTGGTTTCTGGAAATACAAACTCATCAAAGACCCGCACGGATACTTGGGGGAAATATTTAACAAAGGAGGCGCTTCCATGGGAAATCTCGGGCGCATGACTAACATCAGCAATATTCCTCCTGATAAATATGTAATTGATTTTGTGAAGCAGGCGAAGAAATTAAATGATGAGGGAGTGAAACTTCCCGCAAAGCCAAAGAAGCCCAAAGCAAAATTAATTGTCCCCGGTTATTTCACCAATGCAGTGAAGAAAAATAAAAAAGCGCTGAGCGTCTTCGAAAACTTTTCATACTCCAACAAAAAAGAATACGTGAACTGGATTGCCGAAGCCAAAACAGAAGTTACGAGAAACGAACGCCTGAAAACCGCAGTGCAATGGCTCAGCGGGGGAAAAGTGAGGAACTGGAAATACATCCGGTAA
- a CDS encoding T9SS type A sorting domain-containing protein: protein MVRITNLLRICPMEYGLRNFVRSEWKNYDLKSYRLFAFTSYFLLLTSYIASAQHYNRIDNIPVKENGNPLKFPWAGGLNYVQVSAIDMNFDGKKDLFVFDRTSHKVHCFINGGTPNLVDYYDSTEKYAWRFPHMEDWALLRDYDKDGLPDIFTYAITVGGIKVWKNTSSGGNLQFTLEKTYLTSDYGASTSNLYVSRIDLPSIEDVDGDGDLDVVTIDFSLTQYEYHVNQSVEDGYGKDSLIFKLSAGCWGHFNEPFTGCGVNLGQSCRMRMDDSAHIHPFAPPLTREEEYAWAIAHDGGNCALCMDIDGDGDKDLLLGQKCCNMTMLTNGGSITSANMVAKDTLYPVYDISVALTALPCGFYVDVNNDNVRDLVVCPNMAGISIDKDGIWYYKNNGTDSAPVFARKKRNLLQEDMIDMGSGGKPVFFDFDNDGLTDILISTYNMKMDSTCNPPDNYNVIYAYKNIGTASAPAFNLVNTDYATLSTQLATNAVNAQLAFGDIDGDTAPDMFVGDDVGYIHYFKNTGGAGPANFILITQDYPDSAGVPINVGHAAAPQLIDVDRDGDLDLIIGERSGKIYYYRNIGTKTFPSFKLVTKNFGGIDVVKPCCTGYAIPFMYDSAGSYHLLVATEASRNTPAMGWIWHFDSIDGNLTGNFRLRDSMYQNIWEGERMTINGKDINNDGIMDLVIGNFAGGAAIYTGDTTALGTAEINPETFDFSIYPNPSNGMFNVQCIMANGNTSTINHQPLTIEIYNVMGEKVYAEKILNQKSLLLNLNLGQGIYFCKLTCGKTSKTKKLIVIK, encoded by the coding sequence ATGGTACGGATAACGAATCTTCTGCGAATCTGTCCGATGGAATACGGACTCCGTAACTTTGTTCGGAGCGAATGGAAAAACTATGATTTGAAGTCCTATCGGCTGTTTGCTTTCACTTCTTACTTCTTACTTCTTACTTCTTACATTGCTTCCGCTCAGCACTACAACCGCATAGATAATATTCCCGTAAAAGAAAACGGAAACCCTTTGAAGTTTCCCTGGGCGGGCGGGCTCAACTACGTGCAGGTATCGGCAATAGACATGAACTTTGACGGGAAAAAGGACTTGTTCGTCTTTGACCGCACTTCGCACAAGGTGCATTGCTTCATCAATGGCGGCACGCCCAACCTGGTGGATTATTACGACAGCACTGAAAAATACGCCTGGCGTTTTCCGCACATGGAGGACTGGGCGCTCCTCCGCGATTACGACAAAGACGGCTTGCCTGATATTTTTACCTATGCCATCACCGTGGGCGGAATAAAAGTATGGAAGAACACCTCTTCGGGCGGCAACCTGCAGTTCACGCTGGAAAAAACGTATCTCACTTCCGATTACGGAGCTTCCACCAGCAATCTTTACGTGAGCCGCATTGACCTTCCTTCCATTGAAGATGTGGATGGCGATGGCGATTTGGATGTGGTAACGATTGATTTTTCCCTTACGCAATACGAATACCATGTGAACCAATCGGTGGAAGACGGCTACGGAAAAGACAGTTTGATTTTTAAATTATCTGCCGGCTGCTGGGGGCATTTCAACGAACCCTTCACCGGCTGCGGAGTGAACCTGGGCCAATCCTGCCGCATGAGAATGGATGACAGCGCGCACATTCATCCCTTTGCCCCCCCCCTAACGCGCGAAGAAGAATATGCATGGGCAATTGCACACGATGGGGGCAACTGCGCCCTCTGCATGGATATTGACGGGGATGGGGACAAGGATTTGCTCCTCGGGCAGAAATGCTGCAACATGACCATGCTCACCAACGGAGGAAGCATTACTTCGGCAAACATGGTGGCGAAAGACACGCTTTACCCGGTATATGATATTTCCGTTGCGCTCACCGCCCTGCCCTGCGGATTTTATGTGGATGTGAATAACGACAACGTCCGCGATTTGGTGGTATGCCCTAACATGGCGGGAATCTCCATTGACAAGGATGGAATATGGTACTATAAAAACAACGGCACAGACAGCGCTCCTGTTTTTGCACGGAAGAAAAGAAACTTATTGCAGGAAGACATGATTGACATGGGCTCGGGAGGCAAGCCCGTGTTTTTTGATTTCGACAATGACGGGCTCACCGATATTCTTATTTCCACTTACAACATGAAGATGGACAGCACCTGCAATCCTCCCGATAATTACAACGTGATTTATGCCTATAAAAATATCGGCACGGCTTCGGCTCCCGCTTTCAACCTCGTGAACACCGATTACGCCACCCTATCCACGCAACTTGCCACCAATGCAGTGAATGCGCAACTTGCTTTCGGAGATATTGACGGAGACACAGCGCCCGATATGTTCGTTGGCGATGATGTGGGTTATATTCACTACTTCAAAAATACAGGAGGAGCAGGTCCCGCTAATTTTATTCTCATCACGCAGGATTATCCCGACAGCGCAGGCGTTCCCATCAACGTGGGGCACGCAGCGGCTCCGCAGTTAATAGATGTTGACCGCGATGGCGACTTGGATTTAATTATTGGCGAGCGCAGCGGGAAAATATATTATTACCGGAACATCGGAACAAAGACCTTTCCTTCGTTCAAACTCGTTACAAAAAACTTTGGCGGAATAGATGTGGTGAAACCCTGCTGCACCGGCTATGCAATTCCTTTTATGTATGACAGCGCGGGGAGTTATCATTTGCTGGTGGCAACCGAAGCCAGCCGCAACACGCCTGCGATGGGATGGATTTGGCATTTCGACAGCATTGACGGAAACCTTACTGGAAATTTCCGCCTGCGCGATTCCATGTACCAGAACATTTGGGAAGGCGAGCGCATGACCATAAACGGAAAAGACATTAACAACGATGGCATCATGGATTTAGTGATTGGAAATTTTGCCGGAGGCGCTGCCATTTACACAGGCGATACCACCGCGCTTGGCACGGCAGAAATAAATCCTGAAACATTCGACTTCAGCATTTATCCCAATCCTTCTAATGGAATGTTTAATGTTCAATGTATAATGGCTAATGGAAATACATCAACCATCAACCATCAACCATTAACCATTGAGATTTACAATGTGATGGGAGAAAAGGTATATGCAGAAAAAATCCTTAATCAAAAATCCTTACTCCTTAATCTGAATTTGGGGCAGGGTATTTATTTTTGCAAACTCACCTGTGGAAAAACTTCAAAGACGAAAAAACTTATTGTGATAAAATAA
- a CDS encoding LytTR family transcriptional regulator DNA-binding domain-containing protein — MKKIPIKIKSSIRWVVERTIIRFEAKGRKTIVVFENKKRIISSETLQHYEEMLHGKTFYRINHKDMVNKEHVDLFCYKTRTVTLSCRTKLLASFRKRRRFYDFMHK, encoded by the coding sequence ATGAAAAAAATACCGATTAAAATAAAATCTTCAATACGCTGGGTGGTGGAGCGCACCATTATTCGCTTTGAAGCCAAAGGCAGGAAGACAATAGTTGTTTTTGAAAATAAAAAGAGAATCATTTCCTCTGAAACATTACAGCATTACGAAGAAATGCTGCACGGAAAAACATTTTACCGCATCAATCACAAAGATATGGTGAATAAAGAACATGTGGATTTATTCTGTTATAAAACCAGAACCGTTACGCTCAGTTGCCGGACAAAACTTCTTGCCTCTTTCAGAAAAAGAAGAAGGTTTTACGATTTTATGCATAAATAA
- the dusB gene encoding tRNA dihydrouridine synthase DusB, whose protein sequence is MIKIGNIQLGNFPLLLAPMEDVSDPPFRYVCKMNGADLMYTEFISSEGLIRDAAKSVKKLDIFDYERPVGIQFYGGNMESMKEAAEIIAAEKPDLIDINYGCPVKGVACKGAGAGLLQDIDKMVRITAEVVKSTSLPVTVKTRLGWDDTTKNVVEVAERLQDIGIQAITIHGRTRKQMYKGPAEWELIGKIKNNPRMKIPVFGNGDVVSPEFAIDMKNKHGVDGVMIGRASIGYPWIFREIKHFIAAGIHREKPTVEERVITALTHLQKSLEWKGEKQGIIEMRSHYSNYFKGLPNFKETRMKLVTSFSLEEIFSTLDEVREKYSEGVSLAE, encoded by the coding sequence ATGATTAAAATCGGCAACATACAACTCGGAAACTTTCCTCTCCTGCTTGCGCCTATGGAAGACGTGAGCGACCCGCCATTCCGCTACGTATGCAAAATGAACGGAGCGGATTTAATGTACACCGAATTTATTTCTTCCGAAGGATTGATACGCGATGCGGCAAAGAGCGTGAAGAAGTTGGACATTTTTGATTACGAGCGGCCTGTTGGAATTCAATTTTATGGCGGCAACATGGAATCAATGAAAGAAGCCGCTGAAATTATTGCTGCTGAAAAACCCGACCTCATTGATATTAATTACGGATGTCCTGTGAAAGGAGTTGCCTGCAAAGGTGCAGGGGCGGGCTTATTGCAGGATATAGATAAAATGGTTCGCATCACGGCAGAAGTGGTGAAAAGCACTTCACTTCCCGTTACGGTGAAAACCCGCCTGGGCTGGGACGACACAACAAAAAATGTGGTGGAAGTGGCAGAGCGGCTTCAAGACATCGGCATACAAGCCATCACCATTCACGGGCGCACACGCAAGCAGATGTACAAGGGACCGGCAGAATGGGAATTGATAGGTAAAATAAAAAATAACCCGCGTATGAAAATTCCTGTCTTCGGAAACGGAGATGTGGTTTCACCGGAGTTCGCCATTGACATGAAGAATAAACATGGAGTGGATGGAGTGATGATTGGAAGAGCAAGCATCGGCTATCCCTGGATATTCCGTGAGATAAAACATTTTATTGCTGCCGGAATCCATAGGGAAAAGCCCACCGTGGAAGAAAGAGTAATCACTGCTTTAACCCATCTGCAAAAATCACTTGAGTGGAAAGGGGAGAAGCAGGGAATCATTGAAATGCGCAGCCACTATTCAAATTATTTCAAAGGACTTCCCAACTTTAAGGAAACACGAATGAAACTTGTTACTTCTTTTTCGCTGGAAGAAATTTTTTCCACGCTCGATGAAGTGAGGGAAAAATATTCGGAAGGAGTTTCATTGGCGGAATAA
- a CDS encoding tetratricopeptide repeat protein yields the protein MKTKMQKYEWRATAPNIQTFKVLKTLKVYNSPVRLFDCSVVRLFCICIFFCQLPAANCSAQSDGVRIPSDQLSKVDSLLSLLKKDKEDTTKVIDLNNLCREYYLTGDYEKGLNYGKEALSLGEKLLPQSTNKPPDSYRDNQSTIKKGIAQSHNIIGNIYWQQGNYPEALKEYFTSLKIKEEIGDKKGIAASHNNIGNIYWQQGNYPEALKEYFASLKIKEEIGDKQGIAASHNNIGNIYYQQGNYPDALKEYFASLKIYEELGDKNGIARSHINIGNIYYQQGNYPDALKEYFASLKIREEIGDKEGIATSHINIGNIYYLQGNYPEALKEYFASLKIKEEIGDKYGIAASHINIGEIYIKQGHAKEGKEELQKSLELSKAIGSKEWIKESYAGLAEADSAIASRQSAIGNWQGANEHFSSAYNNYKLYIIYKDSILNEENTKKTVRLQMNYEFEKKEAATKAEQEKKDAIAAAEARKQNIILLFVVSGLLLVVVFAAFIFRAYTQIKKKNILITEQKKKIEEKQEEILASIRYAARIQKCMMPNEKWIDKTIRRLKGQLPK from the coding sequence ATGAAAACCAAAATGCAGAAGTACGAATGGCGCGCAACCGCGCCAAACATTCAAACCTTCAAGGTTTTGAAAACCTTGAAGGTTTACAACAGCCCTGTTCGATTGTTCGATTGTTCGGTTGTTCGGTTGTTCTGTATTTGCATTTTCTTTTGCCAACTACCCGCTGCCAACTGCTCCGCACAAAGTGACGGAGTCCGTATTCCATCAGACCAACTTTCTAAAGTGGATTCCCTCCTCTCTCTCCTCAAAAAAGACAAAGAAGATACCACCAAAGTAATTGACCTCAATAATTTATGCCGGGAATATTACTTGACAGGCGACTATGAAAAAGGATTGAACTACGGAAAAGAAGCATTATCTCTGGGTGAAAAACTTCTTCCCCAATCAACCAATAAACCTCCCGATAGCTATCGGGACAACCAATCAACTATCAAGAAAGGCATTGCTCAATCTCACAACATCATCGGAAATATTTATTGGCAGCAAGGCAATTACCCTGAGGCACTGAAAGAGTATTTCACATCTTTGAAAATAAAAGAAGAAATCGGAGATAAAAAAGGCATTGCCGCTTCTCACAACAACATCGGAAATATTTATTGGCAACAAGGCAATTACCCCGAAGCGCTCAAAGAGTATTTCGCTTCGCTGAAAATAAAAGAAGAAATCGGAGACAAGCAAGGCATTGCCGCTTCTCACAACAACATCGGAAATATTTACTATCAGCAAGGCAATTACCCCGATGCGCTCAAAGAGTATTTCGCTTCATTGAAAATATATGAAGAACTCGGAGATAAGAACGGCATCGCTCGTTCTCACATCAACATCGGAAATATTTACTATCAGCAAGGCAACTACCCCGATGCGCTCAAAGAGTATTTCGCTTCCTTGAAAATCAGAGAAGAAATCGGAGATAAGGAAGGCATTGCCACTTCTCACATCAACATCGGAAATATTTATTATCTGCAAGGCAATTACCCCGAAGCGCTCAAAGAGTATTTCGCTTCTTTGAAAATAAAAGAAGAAATCGGAGACAAGTATGGCATTGCCGCTTCTCACATCAACATCGGAGAAATATATATAAAGCAAGGGCATGCAAAAGAAGGAAAAGAAGAACTGCAAAAATCCCTGGAGTTAAGCAAGGCAATAGGCAGTAAGGAGTGGATTAAAGAAAGTTACGCAGGGCTTGCGGAGGCGGATAGCGCTATAGCCAGTCGGCAATCGGCAATCGGCAATTGGCAAGGGGCAAACGAACATTTCAGCAGCGCATACAACAATTACAAACTCTACATTATATATAAGGATAGTATTCTGAACGAGGAGAACACCAAAAAAACCGTTCGGCTGCAAATGAACTACGAGTTTGAAAAGAAAGAAGCCGCCACAAAAGCAGAGCAGGAGAAGAAAGATGCCATTGCAGCAGCCGAAGCGCGCAAACAAAATATAATACTCCTGTTTGTCGTTAGCGGTTTGTTGCTGGTGGTTGTGTTTGCCGCCTTCATCTTCCGTGCTTATACGCAAATCAAAAAGAAGAACATTCTCATCACCGAGCAGAAAAAGAAAATAGAAGAAAAGCAGGAAGAAATACTTGCCAGCATCCGCTATGCCGCGCGCATTCAAAAGTGCATGATGCCGAACGAAAAGTGGATTGACAAAACCATCAGACGATTGAAAGGGCAACTGCCGAAGTAA
- a CDS encoding carboxypeptidase-like regulatory domain-containing protein — MKVPSTKPQVTNHKKQPAWVVPLKLGTWNLRLGTLLCLSLISLFPYFLIPSFAQTATLYGKITDKQGKPIADVKVSVRNTKTSTATSEKGDYELTLPSDTNLTIEFSHVSFGIRLKTVRLAAGEKKKADVSVEASKTLDTFVVEDKYQRSNFIQTIPTKDVFLQAGASQDFNTIIFTQLGVQQSNELSSTYSVRGGNFDENLVYVNDIEVYRPFLVHTGQQEGLSFVNSDLVSSINFSSGGFEARYGDKMSSVLDIRYTHPREFAGSVSGGLLGSAVHLEGASKDKRFTYLVGIREKSNSYLLKSLDTKGDYKPLFYDVQSFITYNPTDEWEHDILLNVARNKFRMIPQSRKSSFGTVNEALQLNVLFDGQEIDDYQTLTGAYSAIYRPHGKDLTLKFITSTFNTRENETFDVLGQYSLNELENDLGSSNFGQSAFNIGTGGFLNHARNYLNATVYNFEHKGNKLWKEKNRQLWWGVKYQHEIINDKLSEWTMIDSAGYSLPHASDSTGYVNPNVQPYQNLELNEIVRAENELSSNRYTGYVQHAWNWEGSPRPKGSKDSLQQGGEFTLTTGVRANYWDVNQQLLISPRATLSFKPKWKHDVLFKASSGYYYQPPFYRELRDFSGTVHKEVKAQQSIHYVLGTDVNYKAWGRPFKLISEIYYKQLDNLIPYEVDNVRLRYYAVNNAKGYATGMDTKVAGEFVKGIDSWMSLSVMKTMYDIKDDSYYIRLNSDGDTIIPGYSHNSVAVDSIRKEPGYLPRPTDQRVTFSMFFQDYLPMLPRCKMHMNLLFGSGLPFGPPTHELWKNVFRMPPYRRVDIGFSYEILKDRRQTTDDNGNEPGVSHPSSVIRHLKSIWFSLEVYNLLAVNNVVSYLWVRDVTGRQYAVPNYLSSRLLNARVMVKF, encoded by the coding sequence ATGAAAGTCCCAAGCACCAAGCCCCAAGTCACAAATCACAAGAAACAGCCAGCATGGGTTGTTCCCTTGAAACTTGGAACTTGGAACTTGCGACTTGGAACTTTGCTCTGCCTTTCCCTTATTTCCCTATTCCCCTATTTCCTTATTCCCTCTTTTGCGCAAACCGCAACTCTCTACGGCAAAATCACCGACAAGCAGGGAAAGCCCATTGCCGATGTAAAAGTTTCGGTGCGTAATACAAAAACCTCCACCGCCACCAGCGAGAAAGGCGATTATGAATTAACCCTTCCATCAGACACGAATCTCACCATAGAATTTTCTCACGTGAGTTTCGGAATCAGGTTGAAGACCGTCCGCCTTGCCGCAGGCGAAAAGAAAAAGGCGGATGTTTCGGTGGAAGCATCCAAGACACTCGACACATTTGTGGTGGAAGATAAATACCAGCGCTCTAATTTCATTCAGACCATTCCCACCAAAGATGTTTTTCTGCAGGCGGGCGCATCGCAGGATTTCAACACCATTATCTTCACTCAACTGGGCGTTCAGCAGAGCAACGAACTCAGTTCAACCTATTCCGTGCGCGGAGGAAATTTTGACGAGAACCTTGTTTACGTGAACGACATTGAAGTGTACCGCCCGTTTCTTGTTCACACCGGGCAGCAGGAGGGCTTGAGTTTTGTAAACTCCGACTTGGTGTCGTCCATTAATTTTTCTTCAGGCGGGTTTGAAGCGCGCTACGGAGACAAGATGTCTTCGGTGCTCGACATCCGCTACACGCATCCGCGTGAATTTGCCGGAAGCGTTTCGGGCGGATTGCTCGGAAGTGCTGTTCATCTCGAAGGCGCTTCGAAAGACAAGCGTTTCACGTATCTGGTTGGTATTCGCGAAAAATCAAATTCCTATCTGCTGAAATCGCTCGACACGAAAGGTGATTACAAGCCGCTCTTCTACGATGTGCAGTCGTTCATCACCTATAATCCAACAGACGAATGGGAGCACGACATTCTTCTGAACGTGGCGCGCAATAAGTTCCGCATGATTCCGCAGTCGCGCAAGTCCTCTTTCGGAACGGTGAACGAAGCGCTGCAACTCAATGTACTTTTCGATGGGCAGGAGATTGACGATTACCAGACGCTCACGGGCGCCTACTCCGCCATTTACCGCCCGCACGGAAAAGACCTCACGCTGAAATTCATTACCTCCACATTCAACACCAGAGAAAATGAAACCTTTGATGTGCTGGGGCAATATTCCCTAAACGAACTAGAAAATGATTTAGGCAGCAGCAACTTCGGGCAATCGGCATTCAACATTGGCACGGGAGGATTTCTGAATCACGCGCGGAATTACCTGAACGCCACCGTTTACAATTTCGAACACAAGGGAAATAAACTATGGAAAGAAAAAAACCGCCAACTCTGGTGGGGAGTGAAATACCAGCATGAAATCATCAACGATAAACTCAGCGAGTGGACGATGATTGACTCGGCAGGATATTCCCTTCCGCATGCCAGCGATTCAACGGGCTATGTAAATCCGAATGTGCAGCCGTATCAGAATCTGGAACTGAATGAAATCGTGCGAGCCGAAAACGAACTTTCTTCCAACCGCTATACCGGATATGTTCAGCACGCGTGGAATTGGGAAGGCAGCCCCCGCCCTAAAGGGAGTAAAGATAGCTTGCAACAAGGAGGTGAGTTTACTTTAACAACCGGAGTGCGGGCTAATTACTGGGATGTAAATCAGCAATTATTAATTTCTCCGCGCGCCACGCTTTCATTCAAACCCAAATGGAAACACGATGTATTGTTCAAAGCATCTTCGGGCTATTATTACCAGCCGCCTTTTTACCGCGAACTCCGCGACTTCAGCGGAACCGTTCACAAAGAGGTGAAAGCGCAGCAGTCCATTCACTATGTGCTGGGAACAGATGTGAACTACAAAGCATGGGGGCGCCCGTTCAAACTCATTTCAGAAATTTATTACAAGCAGTTGGATAATTTAATTCCGTATGAAGTAGACAACGTGCGCCTTCGCTACTATGCCGTCAACAACGCCAAGGGCTATGCAACAGGAATGGACACGAAAGTTGCCGGAGAATTTGTGAAAGGAATTGATTCGTGGATGAGTTTATCCGTTATGAAAACCATGTACGATATTAAAGACGATTCCTATTACATCCGCCTGAACAGCGATGGAGACACCATCATTCCCGGCTACTCGCATAACAGCGTTGCGGTGGACAGCATCCGCAAAGAACCCGGCTACCTGCCGCGCCCCACCGACCAGCGCGTAACCTTCAGCATGTTCTTTCAGGATTATTTGCCCATGCTTCCGCGCTGCAAAATGCACATGAACCTTCTCTTCGGAAGCGGTTTGCCCTTTGGTCCTCCCACGCATGAACTCTGGAAAAATGTTTTCCGCATGCCGCCTTACAGAAGAGTGGATATAGGATTCTCGTATGAAATTCTGAAGGACAGACGACAGACGACAGACGATAACGGCAATGAACCAGGCGTCAGCCATCCGTCATCCGTCATCCGTCATCTCAAATCCATCTGGTTCTCTCTCGAAGTTTACAATCTTCTTGCGGTAAACAACGTGGTGTCTTATCTCTGGGTGCGCGATGTAACCGGCAGGCAATACGCAGTGCCCAATTATCTTTCCTCCCGCCTGCTGAATGCAAGGGTGATGGTGAAGTTTTAA
- a CDS encoding tail fiber domain-containing protein, with protein MKKQIFILSIVALMSADYAKSQCGTTIMGPTTTTQNKVLVFGPTNGCVLNGIIQDNGTNVGIGAAGSYKLDVSGDINTSTVFKVGGKTVVNAGSSSNVDYFGGDAGANIISLQGLNNSYHGYSAGWQNTTGDQNTCVGQWANGYNTSGSDNTVCGFEASYYSGTGSSNTIMGTYAGYGVYNVTPNNYSNNSFFGNKAGYLTTTGGSNLFCGDLAGYNNSSASGNSFLGHNAGNGNTTGAQNTALGLAAGYYNQTGSNNTCVGYGAGFGDATTFNNSNNAFLGYKAGYPITTGGSNAGLGFESEFKITSGTGNSAVGYGSLLNVTTSNYNTAIGINAGLTCNADSNVFVGAYADANVSTLTNCAAFGYGTTAAASDKFYFGNSAVIECRAKAWTATSDGRFKFNVKEEVKGLDFIKKLRPVTYQMDTKALDAFVNQNKPQQKDSLGNLINNLPQGDYSKSMSVIHSGFIAQEVEKATNESGYKCSIVSTPGSANDPYGLNYGEIVVPLVKAVQELSKKQDSLETVIATLKGAGQRTNGSGNNNSNSNTEQGNSTNIHELELANTAVLFQNSPNPFGDGTTIKYFVPDNANAQVVFYDEFGNQLKTYKVEEKGMGQLNIASENLANGMYSYSLVVNGKITDTKKMLRSK; from the coding sequence ATGAAAAAGCAAATTTTTATTCTAAGTATAGTAGCGCTTATGAGTGCTGACTATGCAAAATCACAATGTGGAACAACTATTATGGGACCTACTACAACCACTCAAAATAAGGTTCTTGTATTTGGTCCTACTAATGGTTGTGTTCTAAATGGAATTATCCAAGACAACGGCACCAATGTGGGGATTGGTGCAGCGGGCAGTTACAAACTCGATGTAAGCGGAGATATAAATACTAGCACAGTTTTTAAAGTAGGGGGCAAAACTGTAGTAAATGCCGGTTCTTCAAGTAATGTAGATTATTTTGGTGGAGACGCTGGCGCAAATATAATCTCTTTACAGGGATTAAATAATTCTTATCATGGGTACAGTGCAGGATGGCAAAATACTACTGGGGATCAAAATACTTGTGTTGGTCAATGGGCGAATGGTTATAATACTTCAGGAAGTGATAATACGGTATGTGGTTTTGAAGCGTCATATTATAGTGGTACAGGCAGCAGTAATACAATCATGGGAACTTATGCTGGCTATGGCGTTTATAATGTTACGCCAAATAACTATAGCAATAATTCTTTTTTTGGTAATAAAGCAGGATATTTAACTACAACAGGCGGCTCAAATCTTTTTTGCGGTGATTTGGCGGGCTATAATAATAGCAGTGCATCAGGCAATTCTTTTTTAGGGCATAATGCAGGCAACGGAAATACTACGGGAGCGCAGAATACTGCTCTTGGTTTAGCAGCAGGATACTATAATCAAACAGGAAGTAATAATACCTGTGTTGGTTATGGTGCGGGATTTGGCGATGCTACAACTTTTAATAATAGTAATAATGCTTTTTTGGGTTACAAAGCCGGCTATCCAATTACTACGGGCGGGTCAAATGCGGGCTTAGGGTTTGAATCTGAATTCAAAATCACAAGCGGCACTGGAAATTCTGCGGTTGGTTATGGCTCTTTACTAAATGTAACTACGAGCAATTACAATACTGCTATCGGTATTAATGCAGGTCTTACCTGCAATGCCGACAGCAATGTTTTTGTGGGCGCTTATGCCGATGCGAATGTTTCTACTTTAACAAACTGCGCAGCGTTTGGATATGGTACAACTGCCGCTGCATCCGATAAATTTTATTTCGGAAACTCAGCAGTAATAGAATGCCGTGCTAAAGCATGGACTGCTACAAGCGATGGCCGCTTTAAGTTCAATGTTAAAGAAGAAGTAAAAGGGCTGGACTTCATCAAAAAACTCCGCCCCGTAACATACCAGATGGATACAAAAGCATTAGATGCTTTTGTTAACCAAAACAAACCTCAGCAAAAAGACAGTTTGGGAAATCTTATAAATAATTTACCTCAGGGTGATTATTCAAAATCCATGAGCGTCATACATTCCGGCTTTATTGCGCAGGAAGTAGAGAAGGCGACAAATGAAAGCGGTTACAAGTGTTCTATTGTAAGTACACCCGGCAGCGCCAATGACCCTTACGGTCTCAACTATGGTGAAATTGTTGTCCCCCTCGTCAAAGCCGTTCAGGAACTGAGCAAAAAGCAAGATAGTTTGGAAACAGTAATTGCCACCTTAAAAGGCGCAGGGCAGCGCACCAATGGCAGCGGCAATAATAATTCAAACAGCAATACCGAGCAGGGAAATAGTACAAACATTCATGAACTCGAACTGGCAAACACGGCTGTGCTTTTTCAGAATTCACCCAACCCCTTTGGCGATGGCACCACCATAAAATACTTTGTGCCCGATAACGCCAATGCGCAGGTTGTTTTTTACGATGAGTTCGGCAATCAGTTAAAAACTTATAAAGTGGAAGAAAAAGGAATGGGGCAATTGAATATTGCTTCTGAAAACCTTGCCAACGGAATGTATTCCTATTCGCTGGTTGTAAATGGAAAAATAACAGACACCAAAAAAATGTTGAGGTCAAAATAA